A window from Corynebacterium accolens encodes these proteins:
- the hemW gene encoding radical SAM family heme chaperone HemW, with protein sequence MTEPFGLYIHVPFCATRCGYCDFNTYTPGELGSPRDLTGPYLDALNKELEMAATRVGRTADTVFIGGGTPSLLGGQGLSRILDTVRSTFGLSPGAEVTTESNPESTSPEYFAALADAGFNRISLGMQSASHSVLQVLERAHTPGRAFAAAREAREAGFQHVNLDMIYGTPTETDDNVRETLDRVLETGVDHVSAYSLIVEDGTRMARKVNKGLLPAPDEDVLARRYEMISSTLEDAGFEWYEVSNWSLPGGECEHNRIYWVDGNWWGAGPGAHSHLGDERFYNVKHPSRYIQTLGNGELPIKDSETLTGADRHMEKVMLGLRLREGIPESWLDAHAAPALEDFIDRGLLERAGQRVRVTKPGRLLADGIVSDLLIAEES encoded by the coding sequence CCATTCGGGCTGTATATCCACGTTCCCTTTTGCGCCACCCGCTGCGGTTATTGCGATTTTAATACTTATACCCCCGGCGAGTTGGGCAGCCCGCGCGATCTCACCGGCCCTTACCTCGATGCCTTGAACAAGGAGCTGGAGATGGCGGCCACCCGCGTGGGGCGCACCGCGGATACGGTCTTCATCGGCGGCGGCACGCCCTCACTCCTGGGCGGGCAGGGCCTGAGCCGCATCCTGGATACGGTGCGCTCTACCTTTGGGCTTAGCCCAGGCGCCGAGGTCACCACCGAGTCCAACCCGGAGTCCACCTCGCCGGAGTACTTTGCCGCGCTTGCCGATGCCGGCTTTAACCGCATCAGCCTCGGCATGCAGTCCGCCTCGCACAGCGTGCTCCAAGTGCTCGAGCGCGCCCACACCCCCGGACGCGCCTTCGCCGCCGCGCGCGAGGCCCGGGAGGCAGGCTTCCAGCACGTCAACCTCGACATGATCTATGGCACGCCCACCGAAACCGACGATAACGTCCGCGAGACCTTGGACCGCGTGCTGGAGACCGGCGTCGACCACGTCAGCGCGTACTCGCTCATCGTAGAAGACGGCACGCGTATGGCCCGCAAGGTGAATAAGGGGCTGCTGCCCGCCCCGGATGAAGACGTGCTGGCCCGGCGCTATGAAATGATTTCTTCCACCCTCGAAGACGCCGGCTTCGAGTGGTACGAGGTCTCCAATTGGTCGCTGCCCGGCGGCGAATGCGAGCACAACCGCATCTATTGGGTGGACGGCAACTGGTGGGGCGCAGGTCCTGGTGCGCACTCCCACCTAGGCGACGAGCGCTTTTATAACGTCAAGCACCCTAGCCGCTATATCCAAACGCTAGGAAACGGCGAGCTGCCCATCAAAGACAGCGAAACCCTAACGGGTGCCGATCGCCACATGGAAAAGGTGATGCTGGGCCTGCGCCTGCGCGAGGGCATCCCAGAATCCTGGCTCGATGCCCACGCTGCCCCGGCATTGGAGGACTTCATCGACCGCGGCCTGCTCGAGCGCGCCGGCCAGCGCGTGCGAGTGACCAAGCCTGGGCGCCTGCTTGCCGATGGTATCGTCTCCGACCTCCTCATCGCCGAAGAGTCCTAG